From a region of the Takifugu flavidus isolate HTHZ2018 chromosome 18, ASM371156v2, whole genome shotgun sequence genome:
- the hmgxb4a gene encoding HMG domain-containing protein 4a isoform X2, whose product MELGMEGDRSLVAGRSQREKRRSYKDLLREEEEIAAQVRKTSKKRLKDSELFLLGGDLHKKKKKHGDDYYYRDHDGSGPPSHKKKHKSVEHSPTISSPSSLNPRDTAMGLLQAITSPLATGSDPSPLHKKPSYPSFSSHSSKDQKRDSGVGSKGSHSLSHSRPLASSSNSFFKKHSSSTKSSLYHGGMPKEESLTLRVLKKEKDLDRLQISKSPKKKFLQSRDPLPIVGKEVEVEGHYGGGIADVSSSSGGELEAGELVIDDSYTHLSKKKKKSKKSKKKKDKEKDREKEKSGKDKKHSKGFGDLRGHGHSHPAVMHGTVGPMFAMTTPVSPHHHQITDGMTEKKKKKEDKDREKREKEKDKPKKKNTSAYQVFCKEYRVNINAEQPGLVFGELSKKLAEVWKAMPEKDKLVWRQKAQYLQHKQNKAEATTVKHKIVTDNKNKAAATGTGIVPVNKTSSTVSLSPARAPEVDPIDAAAHLQLLGESLSLIGHRLQETEGMVAVSGSLSVLLDSILCALGPLTCLTAQIPQLNGCPRNVLSTTLDNIAYIMPGL is encoded by the exons ATGG AGCTGGGGATGGAAGGAGACAGAAGCCTTGTTGCTGGTCGTagccagagagaaaaaaggcgGTCATACAAGGACTTAttaagggaggaagaggagattgCTGCTCAAGTCCGAAAAACATCGAAGAAACGGCTAAAA GATTCGGAACTGTTCTTGCTTGGTGGAGACttgcataaaaagaaaaaaaaacatggcgATGACTACTATTACAGAG ACCATGATGGTTCAGGTCCCCCTTCCCACAAGAAAAAGCACAAATCCGTTGAGCATTCCCCTACTATCTCATCCCCATCATCCTTGAACCCAAGAGACACGGCAATGGGTCTTCTACAGGCCATCACGTCCCCACTGGCCACAGGCTCCGACCCCAGCCCTCTTCACAAGAAACCCTCTTACCCCTCTTTTTCCTCACACTCTTCAAAGGACCAGAAACGTGACAGCGGTGTTGGAAGCAAAGGCAGCCATTCCCTTTCCCACTCCCGCCCTTTGGCTTCATCGTCAAATTCTTTTTTCAAGAAACATTCTTCCTCCACCAAGTCATCTTTGTACCATGGTGGGATGCCAAAAGAGGAGTCACTGACATTAC GTGTCCTAAAGAAGGAGAAGGACCTAGACCGACTGCAGATTTCCAAATCACCCAAGAAGAAATTCCTGCAGAGTCGAGATCCGCTACCTATAGTGGGGAAAGAAGTAGAAGTGGAAG GTCATTATGGAGGTGGCATTGCTGATGTGAGTTCTTCATCTGGAGGGGAACTGGAAGCTGGTGAACTGGTCATAGATGATTCATACACACACCTGtcgaaaaagaagaagaagagcaagaaaagcaagaaaaaaaaggacaaagaaaaagatagagaaaaagagaaaagtggaAAGGACAAGAAGCACAGTAAAGGATTTGGAG ATTTGAGGGGCCATGGACACTCCCATCCTGCTGTTATGCATGGCACTGTGGGCCCAATGTTTGCTATGACCACACCTGTTTCTCCACATCACCATCAAATTACTGATGGaatgacagagaagaagaagaaaaaagaggacaaagaccGTGAAAAGCGcgagaaagaaaaagacaag CCCAAGAAGAAGAACACATCAGCATATCAGGTGTTTTGTAAGGAGTACAGAGTTAATATTAATGCAGAACAGCCAGGACTAG TATTTGGTGAACTAAGCAAGAAATTAGCAGAAGTGTGGAAGGCAATGCCAGAGAAAGATAAATTG GTCTGGAGACAGAAGGCTCAATATTTACAGCACAAACAGAATAAAGCTGAGGCAACCACAGTCAAGCACAAGATCGTGactgacaacaaaaacaaag CTGCAGCTACAGGAACAGGTATTGTGCCTGTAAACAAGACATCCAGCACCGTGTCCTTGTCCCCTGCACGAGCCCCAGAAGTCGATCCAAttgatgcagcagctcactTGCAACTCTTGGGAGAGTCTCTGTCTCTGATTGGGCACAGACTACAGGAGACGGAG GGAATGGTGGCAGTTTCTGGAAGTCTGTCAGTTCTTCTGGATTCCATCTTGTGTGCTCTAGGGCCACTGACTTGTCTCACTGCACAGATCCCACAGCTCAATGGATGCCCTCGCAATGTTCTG
- the hmgxb4a gene encoding HMG domain-containing protein 4a isoform X1, translating into MELGMEGDRSLVAGRSQREKRRSYKDLLREEEEIAAQVRKTSKKRLKDSELFLLGGDLHKKKKKHGDDYYYRDHDGSGPPSHKKKHKSVEHSPTISSPSSLNPRDTAMGLLQAITSPLATGSDPSPLHKKPSYPSFSSHSSKDQKRDSGVGSKGSHSLSHSRPLASSSNSFFKKHSSSTKSSLYHGGMPKEESLTLREADGLKMKLIMSPEKEEMEGFSLTSHSPKGVLKKEKDLDRLQISKSPKKKFLQSRDPLPIVGKEVEVEGHYGGGIADVSSSSGGELEAGELVIDDSYTHLSKKKKKSKKSKKKKDKEKDREKEKSGKDKKHSKGFGDLRGHGHSHPAVMHGTVGPMFAMTTPVSPHHHQITDGMTEKKKKKEDKDREKREKEKDKPKKKNTSAYQVFCKEYRVNINAEQPGLVFGELSKKLAEVWKAMPEKDKLVWRQKAQYLQHKQNKAEATTVKHKIVTDNKNKAAATGTGIVPVNKTSSTVSLSPARAPEVDPIDAAAHLQLLGESLSLIGHRLQETEGMVAVSGSLSVLLDSILCALGPLTCLTAQIPQLNGCPRNVLSTTLDNIAYIMPGL; encoded by the exons ATGG AGCTGGGGATGGAAGGAGACAGAAGCCTTGTTGCTGGTCGTagccagagagaaaaaaggcgGTCATACAAGGACTTAttaagggaggaagaggagattgCTGCTCAAGTCCGAAAAACATCGAAGAAACGGCTAAAA GATTCGGAACTGTTCTTGCTTGGTGGAGACttgcataaaaagaaaaaaaaacatggcgATGACTACTATTACAGAG ACCATGATGGTTCAGGTCCCCCTTCCCACAAGAAAAAGCACAAATCCGTTGAGCATTCCCCTACTATCTCATCCCCATCATCCTTGAACCCAAGAGACACGGCAATGGGTCTTCTACAGGCCATCACGTCCCCACTGGCCACAGGCTCCGACCCCAGCCCTCTTCACAAGAAACCCTCTTACCCCTCTTTTTCCTCACACTCTTCAAAGGACCAGAAACGTGACAGCGGTGTTGGAAGCAAAGGCAGCCATTCCCTTTCCCACTCCCGCCCTTTGGCTTCATCGTCAAATTCTTTTTTCAAGAAACATTCTTCCTCCACCAAGTCATCTTTGTACCATGGTGGGATGCCAAAAGAGGAGTCACTGACATTACGTGAGGCTGATGGGTTAAAGATGAAACTCATAATGTCACCggagaaagaagaaatggaGGGATTCTCATTAACTTCTCACTCACCCAAAGGTGTCCTAAAGAAGGAGAAGGACCTAGACCGACTGCAGATTTCCAAATCACCCAAGAAGAAATTCCTGCAGAGTCGAGATCCGCTACCTATAGTGGGGAAAGAAGTAGAAGTGGAAG GTCATTATGGAGGTGGCATTGCTGATGTGAGTTCTTCATCTGGAGGGGAACTGGAAGCTGGTGAACTGGTCATAGATGATTCATACACACACCTGtcgaaaaagaagaagaagagcaagaaaagcaagaaaaaaaaggacaaagaaaaagatagagaaaaagagaaaagtggaAAGGACAAGAAGCACAGTAAAGGATTTGGAG ATTTGAGGGGCCATGGACACTCCCATCCTGCTGTTATGCATGGCACTGTGGGCCCAATGTTTGCTATGACCACACCTGTTTCTCCACATCACCATCAAATTACTGATGGaatgacagagaagaagaagaaaaaagaggacaaagaccGTGAAAAGCGcgagaaagaaaaagacaag CCCAAGAAGAAGAACACATCAGCATATCAGGTGTTTTGTAAGGAGTACAGAGTTAATATTAATGCAGAACAGCCAGGACTAG TATTTGGTGAACTAAGCAAGAAATTAGCAGAAGTGTGGAAGGCAATGCCAGAGAAAGATAAATTG GTCTGGAGACAGAAGGCTCAATATTTACAGCACAAACAGAATAAAGCTGAGGCAACCACAGTCAAGCACAAGATCGTGactgacaacaaaaacaaag CTGCAGCTACAGGAACAGGTATTGTGCCTGTAAACAAGACATCCAGCACCGTGTCCTTGTCCCCTGCACGAGCCCCAGAAGTCGATCCAAttgatgcagcagctcactTGCAACTCTTGGGAGAGTCTCTGTCTCTGATTGGGCACAGACTACAGGAGACGGAG GGAATGGTGGCAGTTTCTGGAAGTCTGTCAGTTCTTCTGGATTCCATCTTGTGTGCTCTAGGGCCACTGACTTGTCTCACTGCACAGATCCCACAGCTCAATGGATGCCCTCGCAATGTTCTG